The following are encoded together in the Diabrotica undecimpunctata isolate CICGRU chromosome 7, icDiaUnde3, whole genome shotgun sequence genome:
- the LOC140446671 gene encoding uncharacterized protein has translation MGFDWLQSFLRRNPDLSIRKLDGVSLARSRGMNKKDVSDYFDLLEQVILENELIEKPGSLFNMDETGLQLNNKHAFVVAQKGSKNLASVTSSEKGEQLHVSPVAMLRVTFFLRPAYSKAELKKQEFEDGMLPASKVYINEKSAYINTDIFIDWLTHYFVPRKPSRKVLMVLDGHACYCNSVQMLEYGDENEIILTVTNDQLNY, from the coding sequence GTTTTGACTGGTTACAGTCATTCTTAAGAAGAAACCCTGACTTGAGTATAAGAAAATTGGATGGCGTATCCTTAGCAAGAAGTCGAGGCATGAACAAAAAGGATGTAAGCGATTACTTTGATCTGTTAGAGCAAGTTATTCTAGAAAATGAGTTGATAGAGAAGCCCGGGAGTTTATTTAACATGGACGAAACAGGACTCCAACTGAATAATAAACACGCATTTGTTGTAGCCCAAAAAGGATCTAAAAATTTAGCATCTGTAACTTCTTCGGAGAAGGGGGAACAATTACATGTGTCACCTGTTGCAATGCTGAGGGTAACTTTCTTCCTCCGACCTGCATATTCAAAGGCAGAACTAAAAAAGCAAGAATTCGAAGACGGCATGCTCCCAGCATCAAAGGTTTACATAAATGAAAAGTCCGCTTACATAAacacagatatatttattgattGGTTAACACATTACTTTGTTCCTAGAAAGCCCTCACGAAAAGTCCTAATGGTTTTGGATGGTCATGCATGTTATTGTAACTCCGTCCAAATGTTGGAGTATGGAGACGAAAATGAGATCATCCTTACTGTTACTAACGACCagttaaattattaa